One window of Athalia rosae chromosome 2, iyAthRosa1.1, whole genome shotgun sequence genomic DNA carries:
- the LOC105685695 gene encoding uncharacterized protein LOC105685695, with protein sequence MGSYRELILLSLYVLLTFIGCSADEDRHIWSDRPDGVLGSFTSHCLSEDPKNASVSCQGVRIVRRVVRQFLDKSSGIPNIELSDGVKLVESSSPGTPRRARNMRNLGVVGQVVNFLEGRELRVKLPSILPDNLETALKESLPSAGQARKEGGGFGGGGGGGKKGGGGGVMMMALMMGKMMGALGLGALGLLAMKALMVSGLALMLSLIVAAKKLAGGHDEGGGHHVIYAQEGHGHGHKRSLDYLQLTELPYRGYADDYAIQNS encoded by the exons atggGTAGTTATCGGGAACTGATTCTCCTCTCGTTGTACGTACTGCTGACTTTTATCGGATGTTCGGCCGACGAAGATCGTCACATTTGGTCGGATCGTCCCGACGGTGTTCTGGGAAGTTTTACTAGCCACTGTTTGTCGGAGGATCCGAAAAATGCTTCGGTCTCGTGCCAAGGGGTTCGTATTGTTCGGCGAGTCGTCAGACAATTTCTCGACAAATCTTCGGGTATTCCGAACATCGAGTTGTCGGACGGCGTGAAATTGGTGGAGTCCTCTTCGCCGGGCACACCGAGGCGAGCTAGGAACATGCGAAATCTCGGGGTGGTCGGCCAGGTGGTAAACTTTTTGGAAGGTCGGGAACTCCGGGTCAAACTGCCCAGCATTCTTCCGGACAATTTGGAAACCGCGCTGAAGGAAAGTCTCCCCAGTGCGGGACAAG CTCGTAAAGAAGGAGGTGGTTTCGGAGGAGGCGGCGGAGGCGGAAAAAAGGGCGGCGGAGGGGGCGTCATGATGATGGCTCTGATGATgg GGAAAATGATGGGCGCTCTGGGTCTGGGTGCGCTCGGTCTTCTGGCGATGAAGGCGTTGATGGTTTCCGGTCTGGCTCTGATGCTGTCGTTGATCGTGGCAGCGAAAAAATTGGCCGGGGGTCACGACGAAGGCGGCGGTCATCACGTGATCTACGCACAAGAAGGTCACGGTCACGGGCACAAACGCTCCCTCGATTACCTTCAACTTACCGAACTTCCCTACCGGGGATACGCCGACGATTACGCGATCCAAAATTCTTAG
- the Osi6 gene encoding ATP-dependent RNA helicase DED1, producing the protein MKLLLAVLLVAAVAAAQTIDECLQQDSISCVQKSLYRRAKDFFGQDKLEIVRGVNLIKSKDSRSAKTGDDVVYDQEIETKTTVAERQTTLENFVTDKISGFVSGRSLQINFSPMIEEFSNSARALSSSVPDEIRQAVDEVVEGRGKKKILKSILPLLLAAKVKIGALAVLAYFGLALIAKKAILASLISIAISAFVGLKSLFSGHGHGHGHEHEHGHGSPTAYNAGGWSSGGNTGGWSSGGSGGGWSSGGSSGWDDRNSNYAAQNQAYSGYQH; encoded by the exons atgaaattactaCTCGCCGTTTTACTAGTGGCCGCGGTCGCTGCCGCCCAGACGATCGACGAATGTCTTCAGCAGGACAGCATATCGTGCGTTCAGAAGAGCCTCTACCGTCGTGCCAAGGATTTCTTCGGTCAGGATAAACTCGAGATTGTGCGCGGTGTTAACTTGATCAAATCGAAGGATTCGCGTTCGGCGAAAACCGGCGACGACGTCGTTTACGACCAGGAAATCGAGACGAAAACCACCGTAGCCGAGCGACAAACTACGCTCGAAAATTTCGTGACAGACAAGATCAGCGGTTTCGTCAGCGGACGCAGTCTGCAG aTCAATTTCTCGCCGATGATCGAGGAATTCAGCAACTCCGCCCGCGCTCTGTCGAGCTCCGTGCCCGACGAGATTCGTCAAGCCGTCGACGAGGTCGTTGAAG GTCgtggaaagaagaagatcCTGAAGTCTATCCTCCCCCTCTTGTTGGCCGCGAAAGTGAAAATCGGCGCCCTCGCCGTCCTCGCCTACTTCGGACTCGCTCTGATCGCCAAAAAGGCTATTCTTGCCTCCCTCATCTCGATAGCGATTTCCGCATTCGTCGGTCTCAAGTCCCTATTCTCCGGTCACGGACACGGACACGGACACGAGCACGAGCACGGTCACGGTTCACCGACTGCCTACAACGCCGGCGGTTGGTCCTCGGGCGGTAACACCGGTGGATGGTCGTCGGGCGGCAGCGGAGGCGGATGGTCCTCCGGTGGTTCTTCCGGTTGGGACGATCGCAACTCGAACTACGCCGCCCAGAACCAGGCCTACTCCGGATACCAGCattaa